A section of the Sebastes fasciatus isolate fSebFas1 chromosome 21, fSebFas1.pri, whole genome shotgun sequence genome encodes:
- the tram1 gene encoding LOW QUALITY PROTEIN: translocating chain-associated membrane protein 1 (The sequence of the model RefSeq protein was modified relative to this genomic sequence to represent the inferred CDS: inserted 2 bases in 1 codon), whose protein sequence is MGIRKKTTKNPPMLSHEFVIQNHADIVSCVAMVFLLGLMFEVTSKFAVLFITVQYNVTISTNGPEETPVNHFHHGIKDLATTXFYMLVAIIMHAIIQEYVLDKINRKKHFSKTKHSKFNESGQLSAFYLFSFGWGTSILLSENLLSNPVTLWEGYPHTLMPFQMKFYFICQLGYWLHALPELYFQKTKKEDIPRQLVYIFLYLVHIAGAYILNLNRLALVLLVLHYFVELLFHVSRLIYFSNENRQTGFTIWAVLFVLGRLLTLSLSVLTVGFGLATSENQGFDLAAGNFNVIFVRITVLAAICLTQAFMMWKFINFQLRRWREHGQAQTLKKKQVLTKSKSKKDKANGVNGVNSHAADSPRARKEKSS, encoded by the exons ATGGGGATCCGAAAAAAGACCACCAAGAATCCGCCAATGCTGAGCCATGAGTTTGTCATCCAGAACCATGCAGATATTGTTTCCTGTGTTGCTATGGTGTTCCTTCTCGGGCTGATGTTTGAG GTCACCTCCAAGTTCGCAGTGTTATTCATAACCGTCCAGTACAATGTCACCATATCAACAAATG GCCCAGAGGAAACCCCCGTGAACCACTTCCACCACGGCATCAAGGACTTGGCCACCAC TTTCTACATGCTGGTGGCCATCATCATGCACGCCATCATCCAGGAGTACGTGCTGGAT AAAATCAACCGGAAGAAGCACTTCTCCAAAACGAAACACAGCAAGTTCAATGAGTCGGGCCAGCTCAGCGCCTTCTACTTATTCTCCTTCGGCTGGGGCACGAGCATCCTACTCTCT GAAAACCTCCTGTCCAATCCAGTCACCCTATGGGAGGGTTATCCCCATACATTGATGCC ATTCCAGATGAAATTCTACTTCATTTGTCAGCTGGGCTACTGGTTACACGCTCTCCCAGAACTGTATTTCCAAAAGACAAAGAAG GAGGATATTCCACGCCAACTTGTGTACATCTTCCTGTACCTGGTCCACATTGCGGGCGCCTACATTCTGAA TCTGAACCGTCTGGCTCTGGTCCTGCTAGTGTTGCACTACTTTGTCGAGcttctgttccacgtgtccCGCCTGATCTACTTCAGCAACGAGAACAGACAGACGGG TTTCACCATATGGGCCGTCTTGTTTGTCCTTGGACGGCTGCTCACTCTGTCCCTGTCCGTCCTCACCGTGGGCTTTGGCCTCGCCACATCTGAGAATCAAGGCTTTGATTTGGCTGCTGGAAACTTTAATGTCATTTTTGTTCG GATAACTGTCCTGGCTGCCATCTGCCTCACTCAGGCCTTCATGATGTGGAAATTTATCAACTTCCAGCTGCGCCGGTGGAGAGAGCATGGCCAAGCTCAGACCTTGAAAAAGAAACAAGTTCTTACCAAGAGCAAATCAAAGAAAGACAAAG ccaATGGAGTAAACGGAGTGAACTCTCACGCAGCCGATTCACCAAGAGCAAGAAAAGAGAAGTCATCATAA